From a single Helicovermis profundi genomic region:
- the ilvD gene encoding dihydroxy-acid dehydratase, whose amino-acid sequence MRSDLMKKGLEKAPHRSLLKALGLTDDEINKPLIGVVNSFNEIVPGHMELGKISDAVKKGVLMSGGTPLEYPAIAVCDGIAMNHEGMKYSLCSREVIADSIEIMTKAHALDGLVMIPNCDKNVPAMLMAAARLNIPTVIVSGGPMLAGNNLGQSIDLTTVFEGVGKVKNGIMTMEELNVIENTACPTCGSCAGMFTANSMNCLTEAIGMGLSGNGTIPAVSSERIRLAKNAGKRVMTLVREDIKPRDIMTKEALMNALAVDMALGCSTNSVLHLMAVASELELDLDLELINSVSSKTPNLCRLSPAGPYHVSDLNMAGGVQSVMYELSKKNLVNTSCITVEGKVKDRLKHQSLNNKIIADIDSPYDKFGGIKILFGNLALDGAVVKKSAVKKEMYVHSGPARVFESEEDATEAILGGKINSGDVIIIRYEGPKGGPGMREMLTPTSSIAGMGLDGSVALITDGRFSGGTKGAAIGHVSPEAYDGGVIAFVKEGDTIEIDIPNGILNLKVNDDELNIRKENWVKPEKNLKGYLKKYRKLVSSASEGAVLV is encoded by the coding sequence ATGAGAAGTGATTTAATGAAAAAAGGTCTAGAAAAAGCACCTCATAGATCTTTACTAAAGGCACTAGGACTCACTGATGATGAAATAAATAAACCTCTTATTGGAGTAGTTAATTCGTTTAATGAGATTGTACCTGGTCATATGGAACTTGGAAAAATATCAGATGCTGTAAAAAAAGGTGTCCTTATGTCAGGTGGAACTCCACTCGAATACCCCGCAATTGCAGTATGTGATGGAATTGCAATGAATCATGAAGGCATGAAATATTCACTTTGTTCAAGAGAAGTGATTGCAGATTCAATTGAAATAATGACAAAAGCACATGCACTTGATGGTTTAGTTATGATTCCAAATTGTGATAAAAATGTTCCAGCTATGCTTATGGCTGCAGCTAGATTAAATATACCTACAGTTATTGTAAGTGGTGGACCTATGTTAGCAGGAAATAATTTAGGTCAAAGCATTGATTTAACAACAGTATTTGAAGGTGTTGGTAAAGTTAAAAATGGAATAATGACAATGGAAGAACTAAATGTAATTGAAAATACAGCCTGTCCAACTTGTGGTTCATGTGCTGGAATGTTTACTGCAAATTCTATGAATTGTCTTACTGAGGCTATTGGAATGGGATTAAGCGGCAATGGGACTATTCCAGCTGTTTCCTCAGAAAGAATTAGGCTTGCAAAAAATGCTGGAAAAAGAGTAATGACTTTAGTTAGAGAAGATATTAAGCCAAGAGATATAATGACCAAAGAAGCCCTTATGAATGCTTTAGCAGTAGATATGGCACTAGGATGTTCTACTAATTCTGTTCTTCATTTAATGGCTGTTGCGAGTGAACTTGAATTAGATCTTGATTTAGAGTTAATAAACTCTGTAAGCTCAAAAACTCCTAATCTTTGTAGACTTTCGCCAGCTGGACCTTATCATGTAAGTGATTTAAATATGGCGGGTGGAGTACAATCAGTAATGTATGAGTTAAGTAAGAAAAATCTAGTTAACACTTCATGTATTACTGTTGAAGGAAAAGTAAAAGATAGATTAAAGCATCAAAGTTTAAATAATAAAATTATAGCAGATATAGATTCACCGTATGATAAATTTGGTGGAATTAAGATTTTATTTGGAAATCTTGCTTTAGATGGCGCTGTTGTAAAAAAATCAGCGGTAAAAAAAGAAATGTATGTTCATAGTGGACCAGCAAGAGTTTTTGAATCAGAAGAAGATGCAACTGAAGCCATTTTAGGTGGAAAAATTAATTCTGGAGATGTTATAATCATAAGGTATGAAGGACCTAAAGGCGGACCAGGTATGAGGGAGATGTTGACACCAACGTCTTCAATTGCAGGGATGGGACTCGATGGATCAGTTGCTTTAATTACTGATGGAAGATTTTCTGGTGGTACAAAAGGTGCAGCTATTGGTCATGTTTCTCCAGAAGCTTATGACGGAGGAGTTATTGCTTTTGTAAAAGAAGGCGACACTATAGAAATTGATATACCAAATGGAATACTAAATTTAAAAGTAAACGATGATGAATTAAATATAAGAAAAGAAAACTGGGTAAAACCTGAAAAAAATTTAAAAGGCTACCTAAAAAAATATAGAAAACTTGTATCTTCTGCCTCAGAGGGTGCGGTTCTTGTCTAG
- the ilvB gene encoding biosynthetic-type acetolactate synthase large subunit, with amino-acid sequence MRYNGAKIVLDKLKDNGVDTIFGYPGGAVIPLYDELYKFDKFFTHIRTSHEQGAVHAADGYARSTGKVGVCFVTSGPGATNTITGLATAYMDSVPLVVFSGQVPSSLLGKDSFQEVDITGITMSVTKYNYIVRDTNNLASVIDEAFSIASSGRPGPVLIDVPKDIFINEIEYINKKFIKEDNKFKKVSKAKIDQAIKLLSNSTRPVIYAGGGITLSESSKELNELINKCNIPVLNTLMGLGSVPRISKLSLGLVGMHGSVYANKVMNNADLIISIGARFSDRVIGNPKEFGNDKKIIQIDVDKTEMNKNVEVDLTLLGDVKHTISEILRKHSKVYSNWWIKYFEEVKDVFEHTDFSPKTILEEVNAKYPNALVATDVGQHQLWTAQYWKFNKTRSFMTSGGLGTMGYGLGSAIGVKIGNRDKDVVLITGDGSFRMNFNELASLNDYGIKITIVLMKNNSLGMVRQWQNIFKDKRYSETCIEDNLNYEYLAKAFNLNSYKCSDSSELNNALEDSNKKEKSSLIVCNIFKDECVLPIVPPGKGVDDIIVNI; translated from the coding sequence ATGAGATATAACGGTGCTAAAATTGTACTTGATAAATTAAAAGATAATGGCGTTGACACCATATTTGGTTATCCAGGTGGTGCCGTTATTCCTTTATATGATGAACTATATAAATTTGATAAATTTTTTACTCATATAAGGACTTCTCATGAGCAAGGAGCTGTTCACGCAGCAGATGGATATGCTAGAAGTACGGGTAAAGTTGGTGTATGCTTTGTAACTTCAGGACCTGGTGCAACTAATACTATAACAGGACTTGCAACAGCTTATATGGATTCGGTTCCTCTAGTAGTGTTTTCAGGTCAAGTGCCAAGTTCTTTGCTAGGAAAAGATTCTTTTCAAGAAGTAGATATTACAGGAATTACGATGTCAGTAACTAAATACAATTACATTGTTAGAGATACTAATAATCTTGCATCCGTTATCGATGAAGCTTTTTCAATAGCAAGTAGTGGTAGACCAGGTCCTGTATTAATTGATGTTCCTAAAGATATTTTTATAAATGAAATTGAGTATATAAATAAAAAATTCATAAAAGAAGATAATAAATTTAAAAAAGTTTCAAAAGCGAAAATTGACCAAGCAATTAAATTATTGTCTAATTCTACTAGACCTGTAATTTACGCTGGTGGTGGAATTACACTTTCAGAGTCATCAAAGGAATTAAATGAACTTATTAATAAATGCAATATACCTGTATTAAATACATTAATGGGACTTGGAAGTGTACCAAGAATTTCAAAATTATCTTTAGGTCTTGTAGGAATGCATGGGTCTGTATATGCAAATAAAGTTATGAATAATGCAGATTTAATAATTTCAATTGGTGCTAGATTTAGTGATCGTGTCATTGGTAATCCCAAAGAATTTGGAAATGACAAAAAAATCATACAAATTGATGTAGATAAAACAGAAATGAATAAAAATGTTGAAGTTGATTTAACTCTTCTTGGAGATGTTAAACATACAATTTCCGAGATTTTAAGAAAGCATTCTAAAGTTTATTCAAATTGGTGGATTAAGTATTTTGAAGAAGTGAAAGATGTATTTGAACACACTGATTTTTCACCTAAGACAATTTTAGAAGAAGTTAATGCTAAATACCCTAATGCACTTGTAGCAACAGATGTAGGTCAACACCAACTTTGGACAGCACAGTACTGGAAATTTAATAAAACAAGATCTTTTATGACATCAGGTGGACTTGGAACAATGGGATACGGACTTGGTTCAGCAATTGGAGTAAAAATTGGAAATAGAGATAAAGATGTAGTTCTTATTACTGGTGACGGAAGTTTTAGGATGAATTTTAATGAGCTTGCTTCGTTAAACGATTATGGTATTAAAATAACAATTGTTTTAATGAAAAACAATTCCCTTGGAATGGTAAGACAGTGGCAAAATATATTTAAGGATAAGAGGTATTCAGAGACTTGTATTGAAGATAATTTGAATTATGAATACTTAGCTAAAGCATTCAATTTAAATAGTTATAAATGTTCTGATTCTAGTGAACTGAATAATGCATTAGAAGATTCAAATAAAAAAGAGAAATCCTCGCTTATTGTTTGTAATATTTTTAAAGATGAATGTGTGCTTCCAATAGTACCTCCAGGAAAAGGCGTAGATGATATAATAGTTAATATTTAG
- a CDS encoding formate/nitrite transporter family protein, whose translation MESKNYLSPKEIAEFTVESGIKKTLLTPLKMIILGFLAGAFIAFAAEGSNMAAFGLWANPSTYGLGKALAGAIFGTGLMLVIIAGGELFTGNTLIVMAVLQKKAKLSGMLKNWFYVYLGNFIGSIFISYMIVNSGQLNASHALLAVTTIKIASYKVSLSFSHAFFLGLMCNWLVCLAVWMAYGAKDMVGKIMAIFFPIWLFITSGFEHSVANMYYISAGILAKGNPVYLEAAKNAGVSIEKLNSLNWTTFVTKNLVPVTIGNIVGGGLLVAGVYWFVYLKKDEKNDIKSENISRIKKSV comes from the coding sequence ATGGAATCAAAAAATTATTTATCTCCAAAAGAAATTGCAGAATTTACTGTAGAGAGTGGAATTAAAAAGACACTTCTTACACCGCTAAAGATGATTATCCTAGGATTTTTAGCAGGAGCTTTTATAGCGTTTGCAGCAGAGGGTTCTAATATGGCGGCATTTGGTCTTTGGGCTAATCCGAGTACATATGGACTTGGAAAAGCACTTGCAGGAGCAATATTTGGAACAGGACTTATGCTTGTTATTATAGCTGGTGGAGAACTTTTTACTGGTAATACTTTAATTGTTATGGCGGTGCTTCAAAAGAAAGCTAAATTATCAGGAATGCTTAAAAACTGGTTTTACGTTTATTTAGGGAATTTTATTGGTTCAATATTTATTTCTTATATGATAGTTAATTCTGGTCAATTAAATGCATCTCACGCTCTTCTTGCTGTAACTACTATAAAAATAGCATCATATAAAGTAAGCTTAAGCTTTTCTCATGCATTTTTTCTTGGTTTAATGTGTAACTGGCTTGTGTGCCTTGCAGTTTGGATGGCATATGGTGCAAAAGATATGGTCGGTAAAATTATGGCTATATTTTTTCCAATTTGGTTATTTATAACTTCAGGATTTGAGCATAGTGTTGCAAACATGTATTATATTTCGGCTGGTATACTTGCAAAAGGGAATCCAGTGTATTTAGAAGCTGCAAAGAATGCAGGTGTTTCTATTGAAAAATTAAATTCTCTTAATTGGACAACATTTGTAACTAAAAATTTAGTTCCAGTAACAATTGGAAACATTGTTGGTGGTGGCTTATTAGTAGCTGGAGTTTATTGGTTTGTATATTTAAAGAAAGATGAAAAAAACGATATTAAAAGTGAAAATATTTCAAGAATAAAAAAATCAGTATAA